The Synchiropus splendidus isolate RoL2022-P1 chromosome 8, RoL_Sspl_1.0, whole genome shotgun sequence nucleotide sequence TAACGAAACCATCGCCTCCTCAAAGGAATATTTCGCAGTCCTGCCACTAGCACACAACATGGGgcgtctgaattttttttttttttatattaaacatataatttttttttttatatatatattatttacgAGAGAAAATATcaactatatactatatatcaATTATATTCTTGatggtttcaaaaataacacagAAACATGGGgcgtctgattttttttttttttatattaaacatataaaaatttttttttatatatatattatttaggAGAGAAAATATCAACTATATTCTTGatggtttcaaaaataacatagAAACAGAACCAAAAAAGTAACGAAACCATCGCCTCCTCAAAGGAATATTTCGCAGTCCTGCCACTAGCAAACAACATGGGgcgtctgaattttttttttatattaaacatatacaaaaaaacatttttttgtatattattTACGAGACAAAATATCAACTATATTCTTGatggtttcaaaaataacacagAAACAGAACCAAAAAAGTAACGAAACCATCGCCTCCTCAAAGGAATATTTCGCAGTCCTGCCACTAGCACACAACGTGGGgcgtctgaatttttttttatattaaacatataaaaaaaacattttttttgtatattattTACGCGAGAAAATATCAACTATATTCTTGatggtttcaaaaataacatagAAACAGAACCAAAAAAGTAACGAAACCATCGCCTCCTCAAAGGAATATTTCGCAGTCCTGCCACTAGCACACAACATGGGgcgtctgaatttttttttttccaccatggCACCTGCTGAGTTAACTTCACAGAGAAGTGCCACCTAAGCCAAGTttagtgctgactcagcaaatcGTTTTTTCCCAGACCTGCTGAAGAGATCAAAGCAGCGTGGTATTTGAAGCCTTCGATTCAAGTTGTGCCGAATTACACGCTTCATTATGGCAGCAGATCGCTTTGCCAGCGAGGACGCCATCAATTACACATCTTAGCAAACTGCATCTGCTCCGACTCTCCCACGACTGTAAACCACCCGCACCATCACGCAACCACATGTAACACAGCCAATTAAAGCCGACACTCGTGATGACTCCAACAGCTACACAACTGCAGCGCCGCtggtcgttgttgttgttgctgttgctgttgttagcCTATTATGCTTTAATGATGCTGAAAGGGCCCTCAAGTCCTTCACAGGGTTCCGGAGCACAAATCTAGTCAGCAAATTGGAGCTACCTGCTCAAATGCTCAACGTTGAAAAATGTTCAGTGTAAAATGAATTAACTGCCTcgattaaattattattatttatggaaATATCATCCTGAGGTGGAACATTTCTGctgagatgtttttttatttactccCAAACTTGCATACTTTTGTTGTTGACCTTGTATGATTTACTccagtttttaaaatgtatatgtatGATCCGATTTTGTTTCCAAAGAAGAAGTTGTGAAACATTTTTCTCCTGCTCTGTACCTGCAGCCACAAACACTAGTTTTAACAAGCTTGCTTAGGTTTCATCAGCTAGGATCTGAATCAAATGATTAAGATGATGACAATATTGTTTTGCATATCACACACATCAGTTGAGATGCCTGAAACAGTTTGGGTCACGCTATGAGCTTGTCACAGAGGTCCAGAAATGGTCCCTAACATTTAAATGAGCCGGCAGTTTAAGGATAAAGAAGCAAAATATATgattataaattatataaaatatatgaaatgcattttttcatATACGGGAGTCACACATCTGTCACACTTTAACTCcactttacttttcttttgGCTCAGTCAtgcattcagtttttttttgtctgtttgttgttgtcagttgttttgtatttgttaagaaaaagacaaataacatgtttcatttttttagatGTAGATTACTAGATTAGATTACACAACCTTTATTCTTCTTTTCACAAACTCCACAATCTTCTTTGAATGGataaaggaaattaaaaaaatgccatCAAGGGCATTTATGCTTCCTTTATGTACAAAATTGTAATAGTCAATTCAAACGTTACAGTCACAGATCATGTATTTCAATGCATTCTTTGCGTTTGTAtagctgttcaccaatatatccaccagggggagcagcccagagtcaaaacttTACGaaaaaaactccaaaaccaacacggCGACTGTGgatgaagtattgataatgtaccttcTGCAAGAAGGCGAAACAGAGGCAACACTGTTAGAGGTgatggtcggtgaggctgttaaatatatcgtgtTCGGACCTACaatttcctccattgttgtcttctttgtgtctcattacagctatgtatcaggtagtaacaatAACACTGCCCCCCCACAGTTTCTGGTCGTattgctctgtttggtccgtatccataagctttgtcggaacatgcagaaatacagacgaaATGAACGGACAGAATGCTCTTTCGGGTTTTGGATCCGATCGTAACaatgagcataaatgggtcacTAGCCTGCCTCATGCCCTCAGTAGCTGGGACACCCTCCACACAGCTCAGCCCCTCACAACCTTGTAAAGACGTGCAAAAACCGAGactgctgaagaagaaagacaatAAAAGTATGTTTTTCCATGAAGAATATTTGCCCTCCTCCATAGATCAAGTCATTTCCATATTGCAACCTTTTCAGTTTTGACCTGAATATTGACACTGATGAGCCGATGTGGTGACACGTTTCGATGAGCTTAGAATTTTAAGGTTGTGAAATGAGCCGTAATGTCGGGTGGGGGGACTGAATGAATCGAGAAAGTCgaggacaaacaaacacaataaagtCAGAGGGTGGAAGTGACACGCGGTGGCGAACTGGACAGTGTtgcagctgcacagcaggaaaTGAGCACAAGTTTGAATCCAGCTGGGGTCAACTCTCCGAATGAACCTTCTGTGTCGAGTTGGCGTCTCCTGCCGGTgctttcctctgggcactcccACAGTCCGTAACATACAGAAGTTATTTGGAGACTTCTAATTCATAATTCATAGGTTTAATAGGATATAGTCCCAGGTGTCGCCCCACCACAAGGCGGTGGGATGGATGCCAGACCTTTAACCCCTAAttcagaatgaagaaaatgGCTCGATTCATGATAAATAATTTTACAATGAAAAACGAATGTAACTGATTCATATTAAAAACCCAGCTGAATTTAGAAATTACTAGTGGTgggtttgctctccagacaacagggaacctttgtcagtgcaggagttcctgctccactgatcacactgatgcacaagacacgtggcagctaggatgagaacaacaacaacaaacatggaggaatccgctGAGAATACGTGACTTGGACTTATGGGGGTGTAATGGCAGGCAGttcacactgttttttttgtcttgtagtttcattgttcattcaatTGTGCACTTCTTACTTTATGTCACGACATTTGGTCATGCTTTTACTTTGTATTGGCTTTGTTGCCGGTGAGACCCCTGCGCATGCCTGACTGCTCGTATGGAGCTACTCCACACACGTTGTTCCTGATGTACAGAGAGAGATGCATGTTCTGCCAGTTGATCCATCACTTGTCTGCACGATGATTTTGGAGTGACAAGCGAAGGAGTGCAGCCGCGACAACTGTTTTATGTAGCGCTCTAGGAAGGCGAAACCAGGTACGATTGCTCGAAAGCATGTGCGTATGGTATGTAGttgaatggatgaatgtgtCGTGTAATATCTATGTgcttttctgtttattattctgTAGTTTTCACGGTGCAAACAGACAATAAAAGCACTGGTATTGAAACTTGAAAATTATTCCAAGAGCTGCCACATGGGGCAAATTTCATTgtaagacaaatattttcaagacattaaaagagctttaattgaaataaggtgatataaaaacttgaatatagccaccattttgatttattgtgctgttgtcaaactgatacagaataaacaatattctgttgtttaacTGTACGTATTGCTCCGTCATTTGATTCAGtgatataccaaattcattcaaactgaaaaacgtggcttcttgtggcaaatattctcataccattaaactgcgattcattgagattaattcatcacaaattctggaattcattagattattttttaatcgaatcccgcCCTAGAAATTACAAAttcaaaattgaaattctggtgagacaggtctttgtatttgcctcctccaccttgccCTACATTGTGCATCCTCCCTGCTCACACCTCTCCTCTGATggttgaaataataaataagttgTTCACATATACACAAGACGAAGAGGCCCAGTTCACCCGGTTAATTAATGGAAATGATTTCAACTTGACTCCCGCGAGCAATCTGACTCACATTCCCGCTGAAAGAACACACTTGACGGTGCAGCATCTGTGGGATGTGTCACCTCCTCTGCTTCTAACAGAGGTCGTTCCTGCTATCGCTTGCTTCATCGGTCCTCACCTGTACACCAGGGTGTCGTCAGCTGTGCTGTTGTACTGGATCTGGTACATCCTGATGCCGGGGATGTGGCGCTCAGATGGCCAGCGGATCACGGCCGATGAGGAGGTCAGCTCCGTGGCCATCACCCTCCTGTCTTGCTTGTCGTATCCCTTGGTGTCGTTGCCAGATTTGGAGGAAGTTGTGATGTCTGAGAGGCCGGGGTCTTCGCGCATGTGGCCCGTGTTGTTCACAAACAGGGGCAGAGGGATCATGTTGATCTCAACAGCAGCTGTGGAAATGCCTGCGGCGTTTGACGCCACGCAATTAAATTCCCCGCTGTCTTTCAAGGTGGTGATGAGAATATCAAGAGTCCCATTATCATACAGAATAGTGCGGGAGCTGTTGTGCACCAGCTTCCCGTCAGGCGACCGCCAGTGAATGTCAGGGTCGGGATCCCCCACGGCTTTGCATTTCAAGGTCACGCCCTGTCCCTCCATCACGTAGGGCTTGGTGGCCATGTACTTAGTGATCAGCGGGGGCTCGCAGATGAACTCCTCCTCTTGGATGGACCAAAAATACTTGTCCATGAGATGCTCCGGGGAGGCACAAGTCTCAAGGTCATCCTCTCTGGTCAGCCGGCGCAGCCACAGCAGCTCGCAGTTGCAGTGAAGCGGGTTTCCGCCGAAGCTCACGGCCAGAGTGGAAGAGCTGGATCCCTTGGCGTCCGACAGAACCTGAGCATGCTGGAACAAACTATCTGGCGGGAGCTTCTGCAACCTGTTGGAGGTCATATCCAGGCGAACCAGCTTGGTCAGCAAAGTAAAGGTCCCGGCGCCAATGTGGTCGATCAGGTTGTGGTCTAGCGTGAGCGTGTTGATGTTGGTCATCCGGGCAATGGCGTCCCAGGGTAGGGTGCGGAGGTTGTTGTTGGAAAGATCCAAGTCTTCTATGGTGGAGACAAACTCATCAAAGGAAGTCGGGGCGATCTGGTGGATTTGGTTGTTTCCAAGGATCAGGTGCCGCAAGTTGATCAGACCTTTGAAGTGGTCACTCTTGACCACGGTGAGGCGGTTCCCGTCCATGTGCAGCGCCCGCAAGGATCGCAGGCCGAGAAAGGCCTGCGGGGTGATCTGGCTGATGGTGTTGCGGGACAGCGTCAGGTGCACTAAGCTGGTCATGTTAAAAAAGTCCTTCTTGCGAATGATGGTGATAAAGTTGTCCGTGAGTCGCAGCTCTACAGTTTTGCGATCAATGGTGGGAGGTACGAAGAGCAAGCCCGTCTTCGCACAGAGAAGGGTTAAAGTCGGGGAGAGGTTCTGGCAGATGCAGCGACCGGGGCAACTGTATCCCTCCACCAGGGCCACGCAGAGCAGCAAGCACAGAACCAGCCGGTCCATCGTTGATCAGTTTCCAGGTCCTGTATATcagagagaggggaaaaaaagagtcagAAATAGAATGGGGAATGAATAAACAGAAGCTTCATGAGAACCCAGTCCAGGATTGCTCAGCCAGCGAGGTATCAATCACAAGATGAAATGAGGCTTTTCAGAAATAATGGCACCTGGGATGATGAAAGCCGGCACCAACACCGTCCGAGGCCCGTGCTTGTGTACCTTCATCAAGAGAGGAAGCAGGATGTTTTTGTGCCATCAGACTGCATCACCGCTGAAGCGTGTAACTTCTTAAATTATCTCAGGACACTTTCCCGATATCAAGCAACACTGCCACCGTTACATGACAACATTTGTGTGCCTGGCTCGCTCTGAAGCCCACAAAGGGGGAAGAATTAAAAGTAGAAAATAGCACGTGTTGTCAGTGCTTGAGGAGTTTTATGACCTTTTCATGTTGCCTGCTGTCCACACGTTTCCTGACGTTCAGCAGAATGTAGCCAGCTGCCATGTGTGGGGGAGACCTACTTTTCTGAGTCTGATCTACAGCGAGGGGATGGTATTGACATATTCTCCAGCTTTTATCATGTTCCGACACTCTGATTTCTATTTAACAGTATTGATTCAAATCTTGAGGGGAACAAGCCCGAGGTGACGCGAGGAAAAAATGAACAGTTGCAGCAATAACCACCACAGATCcggaagaaaaacagaagcgCTGTTGCTCTCCAGACACTTGGTTGGCGTGTTATATCCCTTTGGCATGTGGATAGCTGATGCCAATGTCTACAAAAGAGGCCCACGATTTATCAGACTCCATTTATTCAATGAAAATGTCCCCAGAAAGAGGCAGCAGATTAGCATAAAAGTGAGGGAGTCTCCGTATTTCGACTTAATTGTAACATCCATTTTGATGCCCaatcttattttgttgtttgtttgggagTCCCGTGCAATATTGCAGAAGAAAggccaacacattctcacactaAAGGCACCAAATAGTGACCGTTTTAGCCGAGACTTATACGTCCAATATTCAACTCATAGTCATCTTTCCACGTtgcatacacatatatatatatatacagtatacatatatattttttatacatatacagtacagtggtacctcggttttcgaacatcccgaaATTCGAACAACTTGGAGTTTGAACTaacattttgagatttttttgcttccgatttcgaacaaaaatccagaactcgaacgccctcgaaaaaagctggaaaaacataacgtgcgcggaccgatcagctgacccacgacgtgctctgttattgtgtataacgcagcctctgtatgcagacgtgtcccgttagctacatttactgactgttttttcttcatattgaggtgtaaaacctttcctgtctccacactggaccgtggtagagagtcacaggggaggtgctggagcgctcactccagggtttgatgtcctgttgtgggctggagctgggacagggatgaggccagtctgggacagagcgtgacttggtttatgactttgtcacagccaaactgcacagaagcgcacattcagagctggacacgcaccgggcacctcttcacttctggagagacctcactcactcggcaacccctcccacatgcagcggccacacacatagaggaacagccacctgcagcagacactctacattcactcctacaaaagactattttaaggcttggaacgcattagttctttttccattcattgtaatgggaaaaatcgattcagatttcgaacaaatcgtttctcaaacggccgtctggaacggattgtggtcgagatgTGATGCTGttggtgtgagaatgtgttggacatGCAGATAAATGATCTTGGTCACATGGCCTAAAAAATGGCAATAAAAAGCAAACTCAAAATTCGATAAATAAAACAGTAAGATACAAAACAATAAGTAACAATAAGTTCGCAAATGTTGTCGCCATTATTATTCACAATATTTTATGAAAACATACTGGATTCATCACTGACAAATAAAAGTGTTGTGAGCCGAGTCTCAGGACTGAAGCCTTGCGTCCCTAAATCAATTCGCCTGCAACACTCCAGCTGTGAAATCCAACACTTTACATGCAGCGTCTGAACAACTTATTTCAATATTCCAGACGTATCTTTCGTAACTTATTCATACGTTTGCACTGACTCCCTGCGCACAATTATTTTAGCTATTAAGCACACGCACGCTGGTGCCAGAAAAGCCGGGACACTTCTGTCACCATTTCACATCAACCTGTTTTACATCGAGCAGGAAACATTGAAAAATCACAGCTGCTTTTCTGTTTCGCTCAAATGCTCCAATCCTGACATGCACACACCTGCTTGTTCCGAAACACTTGTGAAGGCACGGCGTCGTAATAGATTCCTTAACCCCAGCAATTTTCCATCCAACGTGAAACTAATTCAGCAATGCATTAACACACCTCTAGACTTTTTAAAGTCAGACTTCCACATAAAGAGATGAGACTCTGTTCGTGTCCGTCCTTGGGAGAGACTCGAGTCAGACTTTGAATAATAGTGAAAGAACACCATGACATGTTGGGTCAAATTCCAGCCCTTGGTAGGAGATATATGAGAGGCTCCTCACAAGCACCACAGAGGAAATCTTCAAGATGAGTCCATATTGCCATCAGTCTGCATGAATCACTGCGCACTGAAGAGATACTTATTAAAATGACCATCAGAACAACGGCGCTGCTTGTTTATTCGATAGCTTCCGACCGAGGCACTTACTCATAAACAAGCTCCCTCAAAATATTGTCGAGATTTCCTGCTTCTCTATGAAGAATTGATTTCCAGCCTCTCCACAAGGAAGTTACTTCAGTTGCCACGGTAACTCATGACGAATATAGATCTTTGATTTATATGGAGATGCGGCGTTGCTGAGGCGAACGTTGGGTGGGCAGCGGTGTAGCGACGAATTGATGGGGGAATTGAAAGGTCAGTTCCACCACATGCTTTGCATTTTAGTGTCATTGCTATATTCCAGGTGACAGCATCAGCTGGTCATCATTCTATATTTTTCTCAAACATGCACAGACACCACGGTGCATGATTGAATTATCATGACATATTGAATCCAGGAATCGAATCATTGAGTTAAGGTTTCACATGAAACTGTTGTACCCCACTGCAAAAGGAAATGGAGGAAAAAGGGAAGTCGacgcacaaaataaaatgaactagACATGAAGTCTGACATCCAAAGATCTCATTTGGGCAAGAAGATAACTACCTTTGCCGGTGGATTGTAGTgttgggctcatgaggcttcacaaaacagtgtcctcatttgtgaagcccactagatggcactcactgCTCAAAAATCTTTAGATTTGAACCACCATTTCTATGAAATCtgccatcatttttaaactgagagctccaccttctgagcttggaaaatgaggacactgtttcgtgaagcctcatgagcccaacACAAGATCCTCAATTGGGTTCCAGCTGGATTCAGATTAAACACTCTAATCTTAAGacaaaagttaaataaaatacgTGAGAAAAATGCTATTGCATTCATGGCCAACTTACTCATGAACATtgtgaaaaaaatctgaatcacaTTGGAAAAGTTTGCTTCACTTAATTctaaaaagaaggagaaaaaagttGTAAAGGGTCAACATGAACACTGCTGGCTGAGCTGCTTGTGTTTTCAGAGGAATCATTCAAGCAGTCATAAATTTCAAAGGTCAGTGCTGGACTGGCAAAAATGAAAAGTTTCCTTCAACATCTCAAACTGTGGATTTTTTCTCTCGATACATCTCGATAATCCGAACCcactcaacactttttttttccaaccccaaccccaattGTAACCTgtaaggaaaatagatcttgtttgTACATTAGCCGCATTGGTCTATAAgtcgccgtagaaaggtcagcggtgcaCGCGgcttgaaaatgcatgaggatcactgcGAAACTACTTTTGAAAATGGGCTCCAGTATGAaggctgactcatgaaacaaactgggcaacgttctgaacttcttttattgacaataaagtgctcaaaatgcggcgttttcgcccgcgtgtctcaacagccggtctcagctgctgcttctcctctccagtcctcgaggagatcggctctggtggcggagctgcggacacgtggggtgaaaacagcgcattctGAGTGaattaaggtcaataaaacgcctgtgatgtcattgtttcaTCTATTCGCCGCTTcctagcggcttatagtccggaaatcaCGGTAGTCATGAACTCAATGATAGAAATCAGACATTTTGAGGTGCAGTTGGCAGAAATATTTTTGCCGTCATTattataaattaattaaaattaaattaaatta carries:
- the lrfn1 gene encoding leucine-rich repeat and fibronectin type III domain-containing protein 1 yields the protein MDRLVLCLLLCVALVEGYSCPGRCICQNLSPTLTLLCAKTGLLFVPPTIDRKTVELRLTDNFITIIRKKDFFNMTSLVHLTLSRNTISQITPQAFLGLRSLRALHMDGNRLTVVKSDHFKGLINLRHLILGNNQIHQIAPTSFDEFVSTIEDLDLSNNNLRTLPWDAIARMTNINTLTLDHNLIDHIGAGTFTLLTKLVRLDMTSNRLQKLPPDSLFQHAQVLSDAKGSSSSTLAVSFGGNPLHCNCELLWLRRLTREDDLETCASPEHLMDKYFWSIQEEEFICEPPLITKYMATKPYVMEGQGVTLKCKAVGDPDPDIHWRSPDGKLVHNSSRTILYDNGTLDILITTLKDSGEFNCVASNAAGISTAAVEINMIPLPLFVNNTGHMREDPGLSDITTSSKSGNDTKGYDKQDRRVMATELTSSSAVIRWPSERHIPGIRMYQIQYNSTADDTLVYRMIPSTNKNFLINDLAAGREYDLCVLAVYDDGITALTATRVVGCVQFHTASEVSQCRFMHSQFLGGTMIIIIGGIIVVSVLVFIIILMIRYKAYSGPEDAKTKVGSSAHLQTNGSQQRLPRSASKQPFEEGHLEAPASKECMALVLRSDADKREDGAAAAAVLEVELPPVNLDRLKRRTSLDIQRCSHQAEDTQTDSSLTGSTMSLCLIGPNAGANEAPRLKDKKSALANLGLLPNELARTRHRFSFDGGDYSIFQSHSYPRRARTRWNKSTNQLDVETSPLASRRVTFSSTEWMLESTV